From a single Paenibacillus sp. FSL W8-0426 genomic region:
- the pheT gene encoding phenylalanine--tRNA ligase subunit beta, translating to MRVSTDWLSDYISLEGVAPQELAEKITRSGIEIDVVENRNQGVNKVVVGYVKSKEKHPDADKLNVCIVDAGQEEDLQIVCGAKNVDAGQKIAVALVGAKLPGGLDIKKAKLRGVVSMGMICSAKELGMNDKLLPKEQQEGILVLPENTEIGTPIAQVLGLDDHVLELDLTPNRSDCLSMLGAAYEVGAILGRDVKLPDPQQHLVEISDAAANHISVQISAAEQCAHYAARYVTGIKLGASPLWMQNRLMAAGIRPINNVVDVTNYVMLEYGQPLHAFDADKLEKGHIDVRMAQEGETIVTLDGQERKLEPHMLLITDGVKPVAIAGVMGGENSEVAEGTVNLLLESAKFDGGTVRKTSRQLGLRSEASLRFEKEVDPGAVIAALNRAAELIQRYAGGEVHQGIVQAGTESAEKRVVKLSLDKLNRYLGTDLSLLEVKTIFARLHFACGDAEQGILDVEVPTRRGDITLDVDLFEEVARLYGYDNIPTTPIEGPTTPGAYTRAQAMRRTIRGLLANSGWQEMISYSFVHPDKASLFPSLTAGSKTVKLAMPMSEDRSVLRTSVLPQMLDAAVYNMNRKQDSLAVFEVGSVFFTEEEQLTKQPHEIPVLSMLLTGHRAPQQWNAGAEKVDFFDLKGALEELFAYLGLESRIRFVANQPEGYHPGRSASVYLSDLHGGEDKLIGTMGQLHPELQLQYDLNDVYLAEIGLEAIYSDADADIRYRELPRFPAVERDIAVVVGKDVEAGAMLHAIREAAGELMQTVQVFDVFTGSKLGDDKKSVAMALVYRHRERTLTDEEITEVHSRVVSRLEEQFGAELRK from the coding sequence ATGCGAGTATCGACGGATTGGCTGTCTGATTATATTTCCCTGGAAGGCGTGGCGCCACAGGAGCTGGCGGAGAAAATCACCCGTTCCGGCATCGAGATTGACGTGGTGGAGAACCGCAACCAAGGCGTGAACAAGGTTGTTGTAGGTTATGTGAAAAGCAAGGAAAAACATCCGGATGCCGACAAACTGAACGTTTGCATCGTGGATGCTGGGCAGGAAGAGGATTTGCAGATCGTCTGCGGCGCGAAAAACGTGGATGCAGGCCAAAAAATCGCGGTTGCCCTTGTGGGTGCCAAATTGCCTGGCGGGCTGGACATCAAAAAAGCCAAGCTGCGCGGCGTTGTATCCATGGGCATGATCTGTTCGGCGAAAGAATTGGGTATGAACGACAAATTGCTGCCGAAGGAACAACAGGAAGGCATTCTGGTGCTGCCTGAAAATACCGAAATCGGAACGCCGATTGCCCAGGTTCTCGGTCTGGACGATCATGTCCTGGAACTGGACCTGACGCCGAACCGTTCGGATTGCCTCAGCATGCTGGGTGCGGCTTACGAAGTCGGTGCCATCCTGGGACGCGACGTGAAGCTGCCTGATCCGCAGCAGCATCTGGTGGAGATTTCGGATGCGGCGGCAAACCACATTTCGGTGCAAATTTCGGCTGCGGAGCAGTGTGCTCACTATGCAGCTCGTTATGTTACGGGCATCAAATTGGGAGCGTCCCCCCTCTGGATGCAAAATCGCCTGATGGCAGCGGGCATTCGCCCGATCAACAACGTCGTCGACGTAACCAACTATGTCATGCTGGAATACGGTCAGCCGCTGCACGCATTTGATGCGGATAAATTGGAAAAAGGGCACATTGATGTGCGTATGGCGCAGGAAGGCGAAACCATCGTGACGCTGGATGGCCAAGAGCGCAAACTGGAGCCGCATATGCTCTTGATTACGGATGGCGTGAAACCTGTGGCGATCGCCGGGGTCATGGGCGGCGAGAATTCCGAGGTTGCGGAAGGCACTGTCAATCTGTTGCTTGAATCTGCCAAGTTCGATGGCGGAACTGTACGGAAAACGTCGCGCCAACTGGGGCTGCGTTCCGAAGCGAGCCTGCGTTTTGAGAAGGAAGTGGATCCTGGAGCAGTCATTGCTGCATTGAATCGGGCTGCGGAATTGATCCAACGTTATGCGGGCGGCGAAGTTCATCAGGGGATCGTTCAGGCAGGAACGGAATCCGCAGAGAAACGCGTCGTGAAATTGTCGCTGGACAAACTCAACCGTTATCTTGGAACAGATCTGTCGCTGCTTGAGGTTAAAACGATCTTCGCCCGTCTGCACTTCGCCTGCGGCGATGCCGAACAAGGCATCCTGGACGTGGAAGTTCCGACGCGCAGAGGGGATATCACACTGGATGTGGACTTGTTCGAAGAAGTAGCACGCCTGTACGGGTACGACAACATTCCGACTACGCCGATCGAAGGGCCTACGACGCCTGGGGCATACACGCGCGCTCAAGCAATGCGCCGCACGATCCGCGGTTTGCTTGCAAACAGCGGCTGGCAGGAAATGATCAGCTACTCCTTCGTACATCCGGATAAGGCATCCTTGTTCCCGTCCCTGACGGCAGGCAGCAAAACGGTAAAATTGGCCATGCCGATGAGCGAAGACCGCAGCGTGCTCCGTACAAGCGTACTTCCGCAAATGCTGGATGCCGCGGTGTATAACATGAATCGGAAACAGGACTCCCTGGCGGTATTCGAAGTGGGCAGCGTGTTCTTCACGGAAGAGGAGCAGTTGACCAAACAACCGCATGAAATTCCGGTTTTGAGCATGCTGCTTACGGGCCATCGTGCTCCTCAACAATGGAATGCCGGTGCGGAAAAAGTCGATTTCTTCGATTTGAAGGGGGCTTTGGAGGAACTGTTTGCTTATCTGGGTCTGGAGAGCCGTATTCGTTTCGTGGCCAACCAGCCGGAAGGATACCATCCGGGACGTTCCGCATCCGTATATTTGAGCGATCTGCATGGCGGCGAGGATAAGCTGATCGGAACGATGGGCCAATTGCATCCGGAACTGCAATTGCAGTATGATCTTAATGATGTGTATTTGGCAGAGATCGGTCTTGAAGCGATTTACAGCGATGCGGATGCGGATATCCGTTACCGCGAGCTTCCGCGTTTCCCTGCGGTTGAACGGGATATTGCGGTCGTTGTCGGCAAAGACGTCGAAGCGGGAGCCATGCTCCATGCCATTCGTGAAGCAGCTGGGGAATTGATGCAAACCGTACAGGTATTCGATGTGTTCACCGGAAGCAAATTGGGAGACGACAAGAAGAGCGTAGCAATGGCTCTCGTGTACCGTCATCGCGAGCGCACGCTGACCGATGAGGAAATTACCGAGGTTCATTCCCGCGTCGTTTCGCGCCTGGAAGAACAGTTCGGCGCGGAGCTGCGCAAATAG
- the zapA gene encoding cell division protein ZapA — MTTPDRTRVTVEIYGTSYKLVGSSAEYMKQVASLVDERMNTISKNHSRLDTPRIAVLAAVHMAEQSLQAQEIRNELKMLTGERTELRNELNRLNAIQSEHRKELEQRDQAIAEAIKQKQEAEQAQAKMAADNKAEIARLNAMLEQERTRFAEREKSMQAQHAAQLKQEAEKQQARLREAEAKAANQLKEAQAQAAAQQKEMQSRAAAELQQAQAKAAEQLKAAKEQQAQAEARLKEAEARAASERQQLEAKTAEQLKAAKEQQAQVEARLKEAEARAAAERQQLEAKAAEQLKAAKEQQAQAEARLKEAEARAASERQQLEAKAAEQLKAAKEQQAQAEARLKEAEARAAAERQQLEAKAAEQLKAAKEQQAQAEARLKEAEARAAAERQQLEAKAAEQLKAAKEQAEAAILAELEQAEAELNKVQSEAAKQVEELQATMERRLQQAEEEKARQIGELKEKADKERAIIQLEAEQNLQNEIGRVTVEFREAKEQSELEWMEKEVAFEAKLEAEAKQKNELAAAAAALEKEQSKLKQQLEEERQEAEELLRDVEAQLGAVREQLASTQQLVTEQEEKIAQELEQLQLLQEEKAARIQEKEIQTRRIAELEQQLNELKQDSARLQEKLRTAEAETSQSREAEQQWKQQYNEVVERESALSAQLRKAQDHQARLDDEVLRLQAAASRSEEEQRGLQKVLEQAHAAVRTLQNEIGMLTKSEQSWKELAEQRLAEIGELETQVLEAVEQNETLEAGVQSLHDELSVIKEEADSFRKEANRYKQDFARINDEHQRLAAELHDVTDELHSLQESYKQIRSDYDDALQREEIGARELERLQAENRSIKQSLVEANDQVKMLSEQVGEQAAQISQTEEEALEWQIKYEDLTAKHAELSARVEQLTAREEQMQQKLDEASRNDQVWQRRADEWAVQEQAWQERWTALENELNMWQQESAVSVEKVEQLEKECKQLEQLHAGAVEEKQSMETELHDIGERFELAANQLRLLQVEREIEREKAEQLNTEYRQLQDEYAKLQTEYNEWIELIEQDQSQQ, encoded by the coding sequence GTGACTACACCTGATCGTACTCGCGTCACCGTAGAGATATACGGGACTTCTTATAAATTGGTCGGCAGCAGTGCCGAATACATGAAACAAGTGGCCAGCTTGGTGGATGAACGAATGAATACCATCTCCAAAAACCACTCCCGCTTGGACACGCCGCGCATCGCGGTCCTCGCGGCTGTACATATGGCCGAGCAGTCGCTCCAGGCTCAGGAGATCCGGAATGAGCTGAAGATGTTGACCGGCGAACGGACGGAATTGAGAAACGAGCTTAATCGCTTGAACGCGATTCAGAGTGAACACCGCAAGGAACTGGAACAGCGTGATCAGGCCATTGCGGAAGCCATCAAACAAAAGCAGGAAGCCGAGCAGGCCCAAGCCAAAATGGCGGCGGACAACAAGGCGGAGATTGCACGATTGAATGCGATGTTGGAGCAGGAAAGGACCCGGTTTGCTGAACGCGAGAAATCGATGCAGGCCCAGCATGCTGCCCAACTTAAGCAAGAGGCCGAGAAGCAGCAGGCAAGGTTGAGGGAAGCAGAAGCGAAAGCAGCCAATCAGCTAAAAGAAGCGCAAGCTCAAGCAGCGGCGCAGCAAAAGGAAATGCAGAGCCGTGCTGCCGCAGAACTTCAACAGGCTCAAGCGAAGGCGGCGGAGCAGCTGAAGGCAGCGAAGGAGCAGCAGGCGCAGGCGGAAGCACGTCTGAAAGAAGCGGAAGCTCGCGCAGCGTCGGAGCGCCAGCAGCTTGAAGCGAAAACGGCGGAGCAGCTGAAGGCAGCGAAGGAGCAGCAGGCGCAGGTGGAAGCGCGCCTGAAAGAAGCGGAAGCTCGCGCAGCTGCGGAGCGCCAGCAGCTTGAAGCGAAAGCGGCGGAGCAGCTGAAGGCAGCGAAGGAGCAGCAGGCGCAGGCGGAAGCACGCCTGAAAGAAGCGGAAGCTCGCGCAGCGTCGGAGCGCCAGCAGCTTGAAGCGAAAGCGGCGGAGCAGCTGAAGGCAGCGAAGGAGCAGCAGGCGCAGGCGGAAGCGCGCCTGAAAGAAGCGGAAGCTCGCGCAGCCGCGGAACGCCAGCAGCTTGAAGCGAAGGCGGCGGAGCAGCTGAAGGCAGCGAAGGAGCAGCAGGCGCAGGCGGAAGCGCGCCTGAAAGAAGCGGAAGCTCGCGCAGCCGCGGAACGCCAGCAGCTTGAAGCGAAGGCGGCGGAGCAGCTGAAGGCAGCGAAAGAACAAGCAGAGGCTGCTATACTAGCCGAACTGGAGCAGGCCGAAGCAGAGCTGAACAAGGTGCAGTCGGAAGCGGCCAAACAGGTCGAAGAGCTGCAAGCCACCATGGAACGGCGTTTGCAGCAGGCTGAAGAAGAGAAGGCCCGACAAATTGGTGAGCTCAAGGAGAAGGCCGATAAAGAACGTGCAATCATTCAGCTTGAAGCAGAACAAAATCTTCAGAACGAAATCGGTCGGGTTACGGTTGAATTCCGTGAAGCCAAGGAGCAGTCGGAACTCGAATGGATGGAAAAAGAGGTTGCCTTTGAGGCGAAGCTGGAGGCTGAAGCGAAACAAAAGAATGAACTGGCGGCAGCAGCGGCTGCCTTGGAAAAAGAACAAAGCAAGTTAAAACAGCAGTTGGAAGAGGAGAGACAGGAGGCAGAGGAGCTGCTGCGCGACGTCGAAGCTCAGCTTGGCGCCGTTCGTGAGCAGCTTGCGAGCACGCAGCAGCTGGTCACGGAGCAGGAAGAGAAAATTGCGCAGGAACTGGAACAGCTTCAGTTGTTGCAGGAAGAAAAGGCCGCGCGCATTCAGGAGAAAGAAATCCAAACGCGGCGAATCGCCGAACTGGAGCAGCAGCTGAACGAGCTGAAGCAAGATAGCGCGCGCCTGCAGGAAAAATTGCGTACAGCCGAAGCGGAAACAAGCCAATCCCGGGAAGCCGAACAGCAATGGAAGCAGCAGTATAATGAAGTCGTCGAGCGGGAATCTGCCTTGTCCGCGCAGCTTCGCAAAGCACAGGATCATCAGGCGCGGCTGGATGACGAGGTTCTGCGCTTGCAGGCAGCGGCATCGAGATCCGAGGAAGAGCAGCGCGGTCTGCAAAAGGTGCTGGAACAGGCTCATGCAGCCGTGCGTACGCTTCAGAACGAAATCGGCATGCTGACCAAGAGCGAGCAATCGTGGAAAGAGCTTGCCGAGCAGCGGCTTGCGGAGATCGGCGAATTGGAAACGCAAGTCCTGGAGGCCGTGGAACAGAACGAAACGCTTGAAGCCGGGGTGCAGTCCCTTCACGATGAATTGTCCGTCATCAAGGAAGAGGCGGATTCCTTCCGTAAAGAGGCCAACCGTTACAAGCAGGATTTTGCCCGCATCAATGATGAACATCAGCGACTCGCAGCAGAGCTGCACGACGTAACGGACGAACTGCATTCGCTGCAGGAAAGCTACAAGCAAATTCGCAGCGATTACGACGATGCATTGCAGCGCGAAGAGATCGGCGCGAGGGAATTGGAAAGACTGCAAGCCGAGAATCGCTCCATCAAGCAGTCGCTTGTAGAAGCAAACGATCAGGTAAAGATGCTGTCCGAACAAGTGGGCGAACAAGCAGCACAAATTTCGCAGACGGAAGAAGAAGCATTGGAGTGGCAAATCAAATACGAAGATTTGACGGCCAAACATGCCGAGCTTTCCGCACGGGTCGAACAACTGACTGCGCGTGAAGAGCAAATGCAGCAGAAGCTTGACGAGGCTTCAAGGAACGACCAGGTTTGGCAGCGACGTGCAGACGAATGGGCGGTGCAGGAGCAGGCTTGGCAAGAACGTTGGACTGCGCTGGAGAACGAATTGAACATGTGGCAGCAGGAAAGTGCGGTCAGCGTCGAAAAGGTAGAACAGCTGGAGAAAGAATGCAAGCAGCTGGAGCAGCTGCATGCAGGTGCGGTTGAAGAAAAGCAATCGATGGAAACGGAACTTCACGATATCGGCGAACGATTCGAGCTCGCAGCCAATCAATTGCGTCTGCTGCAGGTGGAGCGCGAAATAGAGCGTGAGAAAGCCGAGCAATTGAACACCGAATATCGGCAGCTGCAGGACGAGTATGCGAAACTCCAAACCGAATACAACGAGTGGATCGAACTCATCGAGCAGGACCAAAGTCAGCAATAA
- a CDS encoding cytochrome C oxidase subunit II produces MKKGIAWLAICMLALMLTACGGTGSSDSAESEANVTASEELVIKASNYEFDQPEYRIKKGVPVKIVYENVQGNHGILVPELNLSLDSQKNTKVITPDKAGEFQVSCSVWCGSGHSRMISKIIVEE; encoded by the coding sequence ATGAAAAAAGGAATCGCATGGCTAGCGATCTGCATGCTGGCACTCATGCTCACCGCCTGTGGCGGGACAGGCTCCAGCGACAGCGCCGAGTCCGAAGCGAACGTGACCGCAAGCGAAGAGCTTGTCATCAAAGCGAGCAATTATGAATTCGATCAGCCGGAATACCGTATCAAAAAAGGCGTCCCGGTCAAAATCGTGTATGAGAATGTGCAAGGAAACCATGGCATTCTCGTGCCAGAGCTAAACCTGTCGCTCGATTCCCAGAAAAACACAAAAGTGATTACTCCCGATAAGGCCGGAGAATTTCAGGTGTCCTGCTCCGTATGGTGCGGAAGCGGTCACAGCAGAATGATCTCCAAAATCATCGTTGAGGAATAA
- a CDS encoding phage holin family protein: MNFLGHVVRFVIAAIVLMVVSWIVPGFAVGGFWSALMLALVIALLGWIIEGVFGKRVTPFGRGIVGFIVSALVIWLGQYVVDHVRVTLLGAILAALVIGIIDLFIPVSTPFEAGRSSKNNS, from the coding sequence ATGAATTTCCTGGGACATGTCGTACGATTCGTCATTGCCGCGATCGTGTTGATGGTAGTCAGCTGGATTGTGCCGGGATTTGCCGTTGGCGGATTCTGGAGCGCATTGATGCTGGCCTTGGTCATCGCCTTGCTTGGTTGGATCATTGAAGGCGTATTTGGCAAACGGGTTACTCCGTTTGGCCGAGGCATCGTAGGTTTCATCGTCAGTGCCCTGGTCATCTGGCTTGGCCAGTATGTGGTCGATCATGTAAGAGTCACTTTGCTCGGAGCCATTCTGGCGGCTCTGGTGATCGGCATCATCGACCTCTTTATCCCGGTATCCACGCCGTTTGAAGCCGGTCGAAGTTCCAAAAACAATTCGTAA
- a CDS encoding endonuclease MutS2 gives MDTKILHTLEYRKILNTLQGFAQTSMGKRKAEQLEPVSELEEVKRLLQQTDEAATYDRLKGMPSFGGIVDITASVKRAEIGGTLNPHELLGISNTTLAARRLKRQIAALHEDEPLETLVFISDQLSEQKALEDSIRSCIDDSAEVADTASVTLAQIRRELRGGEARIREKLDSMIRSSTVSKMLQDQLITIRGDRFVIPVKAEYRSYFGGIVHDQSGSGATLFIEPESIVAMNNKLRETRIREEREIEVILQKLTALVSEQAEWLLYDVDLLGSLDFIFAKARLARELKATLPRMNDRGFIKLKKGRHPLIAIENVVPTDVELGNDYTSIIVTGPNTGGKTVTLKTIGLLSLMAMSGLFVPAEDGSQLCVFDAIYADIGDEQSIEQNLSTFSSHMTNIIRILKNMTPKSLILLDELGAGTDPAEGSALAISILEHMHSSGCRMVATTHYSELKAYAYERKGVINASMEFDVNTLSPTYRLLVGVPGRSNAFAIAERLGLPGHILDYARGEVKEEDQRVEHMIASLEENRLTAEQERERAEQLRQDMEKLRSRYQSDLEKLEQQRDRRIEKAEEEARSIIDKARADAEKIIADLRQLAMEEGASVKEHKLIAARKQLDEAEPEKRKKAVKRTGSVPKTRAIGPGDEVLVYSLNQKGHVVELAGSKEAFVQLGIMKMKVSLDDLELQQSAPAVKPKQKPVTGVKRTRDDNVRSELDLRGANLEEALMETDRFIDEAFLANLGQIYIIHGKGTGILRSGIQEYLRKHRHIKSYRLGNYGEGGNGVTVAELE, from the coding sequence TTGGACACGAAAATTTTGCACACATTAGAATACCGGAAAATTTTAAATACATTGCAGGGCTTTGCCCAAACCTCCATGGGGAAACGCAAAGCCGAACAGTTGGAGCCGGTGAGTGAGCTGGAGGAAGTAAAACGGCTGCTTCAACAAACCGATGAGGCAGCGACCTACGATCGCCTGAAAGGAATGCCTTCTTTTGGCGGTATCGTGGATATCACGGCATCCGTTAAACGTGCGGAAATCGGCGGTACCCTCAATCCGCATGAATTGCTGGGCATTTCCAATACAACCCTAGCGGCCCGCAGGCTGAAACGGCAAATTGCGGCTCTGCATGAGGATGAGCCATTGGAAACACTGGTTTTTATCAGCGACCAGCTCTCGGAGCAAAAAGCGTTGGAGGATTCCATTCGCAGCTGCATCGATGACAGTGCCGAAGTCGCCGACACGGCGAGCGTGACGCTGGCTCAGATTCGTCGGGAACTGCGGGGCGGGGAAGCGCGCATCAGGGAGAAGCTGGATTCGATGATCCGTTCCTCTACGGTGTCGAAGATGCTTCAGGATCAGTTGATTACGATTCGGGGCGACCGCTTCGTGATCCCGGTCAAAGCGGAGTATCGCTCTTACTTTGGCGGGATCGTGCATGACCAATCGGGTTCGGGGGCAACCCTTTTTATCGAGCCGGAATCCATCGTAGCCATGAACAACAAGCTGCGGGAGACGCGAATTCGCGAGGAACGGGAAATAGAAGTCATTCTGCAAAAATTGACGGCGTTAGTCAGCGAGCAGGCCGAATGGCTGTTGTACGATGTCGATTTGCTCGGTTCGCTCGACTTCATATTTGCCAAGGCGCGCTTGGCGCGTGAATTAAAGGCAACGCTTCCGCGCATGAATGACCGCGGGTTCATCAAGTTGAAAAAAGGCCGGCATCCGCTCATTGCCATCGAAAATGTAGTGCCTACCGACGTTGAACTCGGAAACGATTATACGTCGATCATCGTCACAGGACCGAATACGGGCGGTAAGACGGTTACCCTCAAAACGATCGGATTGTTGAGCCTGATGGCCATGTCCGGATTGTTCGTTCCCGCTGAAGATGGCAGCCAGCTCTGCGTATTCGATGCCATTTATGCGGATATCGGCGACGAACAAAGCATTGAGCAAAATCTCAGTACGTTTTCCAGCCATATGACCAACATTATTCGGATTTTGAAAAACATGACCCCGAAAAGCCTGATCCTGCTTGATGAGCTTGGTGCGGGAACCGACCCGGCCGAAGGCTCGGCTTTGGCTATATCCATTCTGGAACACATGCATAGCTCCGGCTGTCGCATGGTTGCGACGACGCACTATAGCGAATTGAAGGCCTATGCGTATGAGCGGAAAGGCGTGATCAATGCAAGCATGGAGTTTGACGTAAACACGTTAAGCCCAACCTATCGTCTGCTTGTTGGTGTGCCGGGCCGCAGTAACGCGTTTGCCATTGCGGAGCGTCTGGGACTGCCCGGCCACATTCTCGACTATGCACGCGGCGAAGTGAAAGAAGAGGATCAGCGGGTTGAGCATATGATCGCTTCTTTGGAAGAGAACAGACTTACCGCCGAGCAGGAGCGCGAACGCGCCGAGCAGCTGCGTCAGGACATGGAGAAGCTGCGCAGCCGTTACCAGTCCGATCTGGAAAAACTGGAGCAGCAGCGTGATCGTCGAATTGAGAAAGCCGAGGAAGAAGCGAGAAGCATTATCGACAAAGCCAGAGCGGATGCGGAAAAAATCATTGCCGATTTGCGTCAGTTGGCCATGGAAGAGGGAGCTTCCGTCAAAGAACACAAACTTATCGCGGCACGCAAACAGCTGGATGAGGCAGAGCCCGAAAAACGCAAAAAAGCGGTCAAACGCACAGGCTCCGTTCCGAAGACCCGTGCGATCGGCCCGGGGGATGAAGTTCTTGTGTACAGCCTGAACCAAAAAGGGCATGTGGTTGAACTGGCGGGAAGCAAGGAAGCCTTCGTGCAGCTCGGCATTATGAAAATGAAGGTCTCTTTGGACGATCTGGAATTGCAGCAGTCCGCTCCGGCGGTGAAGCCTAAGCAGAAACCGGTAACGGGCGTGAAGCGCACGCGCGATGACAATGTCCGCAGCGAGTTGGATCTGCGTGGGGCCAATTTGGAAGAGGCGTTAATGGAAACGGACCGTTTCATTGATGAAGCCTTTCTGGCTAACTTAGGCCAAATTTACATTATTCATGGTAAAGGGACCGGTATTTTGCGTTCGGGTATTCAAGAATATCTGCGCAAGCATAGACATATTAAAAGCTACCGGTTAGGCAATTACGGAGAAGGCGGTAATGGTGTGACCGTAGCAGAGTTGGAATAA
- a CDS encoding DUF350 domain-containing protein produces MKGTIDQLLSHPLGMVLGFFSVAIMELLVFLACFELVTKYKCWDEIRKGNVAVAMATGGKIFGICNVLRFCIQAKSSVYEAMIWSFVGFILLLIAYFLFEFLTPVFSIDKEIAADNRAVGLISMIISVALSFVIGASIM; encoded by the coding sequence GTGAAGGGGACGATTGACCAGCTGCTGTCCCATCCGCTAGGGATGGTTCTCGGTTTTTTCTCGGTTGCGATTATGGAGTTGCTTGTTTTTCTGGCTTGTTTCGAGTTGGTCACGAAATACAAATGCTGGGATGAAATCAGAAAGGGCAACGTGGCGGTAGCTATGGCTACGGGTGGCAAAATTTTTGGCATTTGCAATGTGCTTCGTTTCTGCATCCAGGCCAAATCTTCCGTGTATGAAGCGATGATCTGGTCGTTTGTAGGTTTTATTTTGCTGCTGATCGCCTATTTTCTATTTGAGTTTTTGACGCCGGTCTTCTCCATTGACAAAGAGATCGCGGCGGATAATCGGGCCGTTGGATTGATTTCCATGATTATTTCGGTCGCGCTGTCTTTTGTCATCGGC